GATGCTGGCGCAGCCTGATCCGTGCCTCGACCATGAAGAAGGTCATAAGGAAGGTGAGGATGACCTCGATCACCACGCTCGGCGTGGCGAAGGCGAGTTCCTCGAGCAGGCTCGGCCCGGCCAGCACAACTTCCTGTTGACCGCTTCGACGCATCAACTCGCCCAGTTCGGCGTTGAGTTGCGCGAGCCAACCGAACTGGTCGCGCAATTCGGAAAAGCGCCGCCCGATCCCGCGCATCAGGTCGGGCAACTCGTCGAACAGCGATATGGCAGGCTGCAGAATCAGAGCCAGCGCCGCGACCAGCACGGCGAAGAAGATCAGCAGCGCCACCAGCGACGCAAGGACATTAGGCAGCCCCCAGCTCGCCAACCGGTCCGCGAGCGGGGAGAGGATGATGGTGAGGATGACCGCTGCAGTCAGAGGCAGAAAGACGACCGACCCGATCGAGAGAACGAAGGGAAGGGCGAAGAAAAGTCCCGCTCCTATCAGAACCACCAGCGCCGAAATCAGTCGCAGTTCCTGCTCGGCAAAGGCCATGCGACGCGTCCGGCGGTCATCGGGCGAATCGTCTTCCGGATCGGGGCCTGTGGTCATCGCCGGACTGATTGACGTCCCGCAGGCCCCGGCGCAAGCGGGTTCATCCTAGCTGCGCGAAGCCAGTCCCTGACCGGAGGCGACTTCGTCGAGTTCCTGCAGGATCGCGCGATGCGCCGTCTCGTCGTTCATCGAACGCTGCGGAATCGATCCGTCTGCCAGCATCGAATTGAGCGCGGCGCGGGCGCGGCCCACGCGGCTCTTGATCGTGCCGACAGCACAGCCGCAGATATTTGCCGCCTCCTCGTAGGAGAAGCCACCGGCACCAACCAGCAACAGCGCCTCGCGCCGTTCGGGGGGCAGGGTCAGCAAAGCGCGATGCATATCCGACAGATGGATCGGCTCTTCCTGCCCCGCTGGAGCGGTCAGGATGCGTTCGGCAACCGTCTCGTCGTATTCGCCGCGAAAGCGGTTGCGCCGCATGTCGGTGAGATAGGCGTTGCGCAGGATCACGAAAGTCCACGCACGCATCGATGTCCCTGGCTCGAACCGCTCCTGCGCGGCCCAGGCCTTGAGCAGGGCTTCCTGAACGAGATCGTCGGCTAGATCGGCACGTCCGCACAACCCGCGCGCAAAAGCACGCAAGTGCGGAACCACATCGGTCAGTTCGCGCTTGAAATCGGCCTTCTCGGAAGCCGTTCTGGCTTGCCCTGCCATCAGCCCTTTTCGTCTTTATCGAGTTGCGAGAGGAGATCCCTGAAGCTGTCGGGCAAATCTTCGTCAACCACGGAGTTGTAGAACTGCTTGAGGCCGTTCGCCCAACCGGGCTCGTTCCGCCTGTCCTT
The genomic region above belongs to Qipengyuania spongiae and contains:
- a CDS encoding AI-2E family transporter — encoded protein: MTTGPDPEDDSPDDRRTRRMAFAEQELRLISALVVLIGAGLFFALPFVLSIGSVVFLPLTAAVILTIILSPLADRLASWGLPNVLASLVALLIFFAVLVAALALILQPAISLFDELPDLMRGIGRRFSELRDQFGWLAQLNAELGELMRRSGQQEVVLAGPSLLEELAFATPSVVIEVILTFLMTFFMVEARIRLRQHLLFGRTSFGTSIKAARVMREVQDRVAAYILTVSVINAGVGVIVALGAWALGVDAPIMWGGLAAILNFIPYIGPTVMIGLLGLFGIGTTDALILGLIPAAAYLGLHTVEANVVTPSILGARFTMNPVMILIALSYFSWIWGFTGALLSVPILLTLTALFDHTGRPNIIGFIFGEPLFAGDILEQTNETT
- a CDS encoding sigma-70 family RNA polymerase sigma factor — encoded protein: MAGQARTASEKADFKRELTDVVPHLRAFARGLCGRADLADDLVQEALLKAWAAQERFEPGTSMRAWTFVILRNAYLTDMRRNRFRGEYDETVAERILTAPAGQEEPIHLSDMHRALLTLPPERREALLLVGAGGFSYEEAANICGCAVGTIKSRVGRARAALNSMLADGSIPQRSMNDETAHRAILQELDEVASGQGLASRS
- a CDS encoding NepR family anti-sigma factor gives rise to the protein MLIAGLSWLGRAILHMTLDRKKQGGLQKDKPLGGVKDRRNEPGWANGLKQFYNSVVDEDLPDSFRDLLSQLDKDEKG